The following coding sequences are from one Oryzias melastigma strain HK-1 linkage group LG20, ASM292280v2, whole genome shotgun sequence window:
- the LOC112151062 gene encoding vegetative cell wall protein gp1, which yields MAASVGVMEMIFGLLLLSLVAVGRNRVIAKETETEDETYREEEVDDSEKLPIQLDHLTEYLFDHLKRFPVRQKFQIGGLTDPAKPSGDGNFPSGNSAEPTVESNFQIKIPVSSMKQLLMNTNPKIFFQAPGGPTKPFALPNYLFENPSRPMNPMPMPVEPKYPIGGPVDQMKPMPMPMPVEPKYPIGGPVSPMRPNPFPMEPKYPIGGPVGPMKPMPMPVEPKYPIGGPIGQMKPMPMPVEPNYPIGGPVGPMKPMPMPVEPKYPIGGPVGPMKPMPVEPLYPIGGPVGQRNQNPFPMEPKYPNRGPVGPMPRPLPLQSDDTPAGPPYKDMDFMPSFQMPQASQSMSFDRTSYQEPMSDFYMWFCKIGDRLKEPQQVPQSQQQWRMPY from the exons ATGGCTGCCAGCGTCGGAGTTATGGAGATGATCTTTGG ATTGTTGCTGTTGTCCTTGGTGGCCGTCGGGAGAAACAGAGTAATTG CCAAGGAAACTGAAACTGAAGATGAAACTTATAGAGAAGAAGAAGTAGACGACTCTGAAAAACTTCCCATTCAACTAGACCACCTCACTGAGTATTTATTTGATCACCTAAAACGATTCCCTGTGAGGCAAAAATTCCAAATTGGAGGCTTGACAGATCCAGCTAAACCATCTGGGGATGGCAACTTTCCATCGGGGAACTCTGCAGAGCCAACCGTCGAGTCAAACTTCCAAATCAAGATCCCAGTCAGTTCCATGAAACAACTCCTTATGAACACCAACCCAAAAATCTTCTTTCAGGCGCCAGGAGGTCCCACGAAACCCTTCGCTTTGCCCAATTATCTTTTTGAAAATCCATCGAGACCCATGAACCCAATGCCTATGCCGGTGGAGCCCAAATACCCTATTGGGGGACCAGTAGATCAGATGAAACCAATGCCTATGCCCATGCCCGTGGAGCCCAAATACCCTATTGGGGGACCTGTAAGTCCCATGAGGCCAAACCCTTTTCCAATGGAGCCCAAATACCCAATTGGGGGTCCTGTAGGTCCCATGAAACCAATGCCAATGCCTGTGGAGCCCAAATATCCAATTGGTGGACCAAtaggtcagatgaaaccaatgCCTATGCCCGTGGAGCCCAATTACCCAATTGGGGGCCCTGTTGGTCCCATGAAACCTATGCCTATGCCTGTGGAGCCCAAATACCCCATTGGGGGCCCTGTTGGTCCCATGAAACCTATGCCTGTGGAGCCATTGTATCCAATTGGGGGTCCAGTAGGTCAAAGGAACCAAAACCCTTTCCCTATGGAGCCAAAATACCCCAATAGGGGCCCTGTAGGTCCCATGCCAAGACCTTTGCCCTTGCAGTCTGACGACACTCCAGCAGGACCCCCATACAAAGACATGGACTTCATGCCTTCCTTCCAGATGCCTCAGGCCTCCCAGTCTATGAGCTTCGACAGGACGTCATACCAGGAACCTATGTCAGACTTTTACATGTGGTTTTGCAAAATAGGTGATCGGTTAAAAGAACCACAACAGGTACCCCAGAGCCAACAACAGTGGAGAATGCCTTATTAA